From one Thalassospira lucentensis genomic stretch:
- a CDS encoding response regulator transcription factor — translation MNGYSARVRVEQSGAAAGQETMATCVFVVEDNADLNRDLCEYLEMCGFDVVGCDTGAAFHRALKTKSPAAVILDIMLPDADGYELAKYARANLDCGIMMLTSLAGMDHHLTGYKSGADVYLTKDSPLSVIEAALRPLLRRVGRSENEAEAELEALARDDRWTLDMLNWTLSNSDGNSSTLTATERTIVRLLVEANGAWLTRPEIVMALGKADTAENCRNLDTAIRRVRQKVLREVGEELPIRTAYGRGYAFTSSAVIVGVPESA, via the coding sequence ATGAACGGATACAGCGCGCGCGTGCGCGTTGAGCAGTCCGGAGCGGCTGCAGGTCAGGAAACAATGGCGACTTGTGTTTTCGTGGTTGAGGACAATGCCGATCTTAATCGGGATTTGTGTGAGTACCTCGAGATGTGCGGCTTTGATGTTGTCGGTTGCGACACCGGCGCAGCGTTTCATCGTGCGCTGAAAACCAAGTCACCGGCGGCGGTCATTCTTGATATCATGCTGCCGGATGCGGATGGCTATGAGTTGGCCAAATATGCGCGCGCCAATCTTGATTGTGGAATCATGATGCTGACCTCGCTTGCGGGGATGGACCATCATCTTACGGGTTATAAATCCGGTGCGGATGTTTACCTGACGAAAGACAGCCCGCTTTCGGTGATCGAGGCGGCCCTGCGCCCGCTGCTGCGCCGGGTTGGCAGGAGCGAGAACGAGGCGGAAGCCGAACTTGAGGCACTGGCCCGTGACGATCGCTGGACGCTCGACATGCTGAACTGGACGCTCAGCAATTCCGATGGCAATTCTTCGACCCTTACGGCGACCGAGCGCACGATTGTTCGGTTGCTGGTTGAAGCCAACGGTGCCTGGTTGACGCGCCCGGAAATTGTCATGGCACTGGGCAAGGCCGATACGGCTGAAAACTGCCGCAATCTTGATACGGCGATCCGGCGTGTCCGCCAGAAGGTGCTTCGCGAAGTTGGCGAGGAATTGCCGATCCGGACCGCTTATGGCCGCGGCTATGCCTTTACATCCTCTGCTGTTATCGTGGGCGTGCCCGAAAGCGCCTGA
- a CDS encoding sensor histidine kinase codes for MSRRNTLSGYSVWQHVMLAVTTLLFGMAILSSARAAEFGKLTLLPGISSPVNLHNHVLSLEDRTNDLTLEDILQMPAENFAPSPGIPSFGYTGDTVWYRLALSVPEGLNEPLHLEIRPSYMNFIDVYLIKQGTSRHFWQSRMGDHVPASQRPIKGSEQVDRFPPLEAGDYVLVIRTKSNSTQFLMAKLWPTNQLVSSLTLRDSGLSIYFGVILMLGVVYIILGTLARDRAIAAYGSCVLSIGTLASSASGLALSILQPEWPYANDLIVGGSNAMAAAATIFLWFYILDLNRQNNVVARIIKIYCVLSIACALTATNNFYALYGTYIVPLHAVLLTTFCIVLAYRIIRTPTEWLLWLYFVVLALPTGAAVLLQLTHAGLIEATPLRLGLHQFTLLFHMCAMSVIMGFRLSRIEKERMDMVKIAAATTSLVGEQRKLISMLSHEFRTPLAVIQRSSEMLSLRLREARSDVTDRLQRIQDQARKLSRLVDIFLNKDGIDDGDFALARELVPVNHLLADFVSNTSRADAEITLECIGTEGLETYVDVTLVGLAITNLIETARRYAHGAPIHVAARPNSDWLVEIVIPYHGQDLNSDEIRRISDALFRREVEAASLQSALGLHISQRIVDAHGGSIKMRDKGTDGVELCLLLPCDEITGSFGN; via the coding sequence ATGAGTCGCCGGAACACCCTGTCTGGATATTCTGTTTGGCAACACGTCATGCTGGCTGTCACAACATTACTGTTCGGGATGGCGATCCTGTCATCGGCCAGGGCCGCGGAATTTGGCAAACTGACACTTCTGCCGGGAATTTCCAGCCCGGTTAATCTGCATAATCATGTTCTGTCACTTGAAGACAGGACAAATGATCTGACACTTGAAGACATCCTGCAAATGCCGGCCGAAAACTTTGCGCCTAGTCCCGGCATTCCAAGTTTTGGTTATACCGGTGACACCGTCTGGTATCGGTTGGCGCTTTCGGTTCCCGAAGGATTGAACGAACCGCTGCATCTTGAAATTCGCCCAAGCTATATGAACTTCATCGATGTTTATCTGATCAAACAGGGAACATCGCGACATTTCTGGCAAAGCCGGATGGGGGACCATGTCCCGGCAAGCCAGCGGCCAATAAAAGGCAGCGAACAGGTCGACCGCTTTCCCCCGCTGGAAGCCGGCGATTATGTGCTTGTTATCCGAACCAAATCAAACAGCACCCAGTTCCTTATGGCCAAGCTGTGGCCCACCAATCAGCTGGTTTCCAGCCTGACCTTGCGGGATTCCGGACTAAGCATCTATTTCGGCGTTATTCTGATGCTGGGGGTTGTTTACATCATTCTGGGAACACTGGCACGTGACCGGGCCATCGCGGCATATGGATCCTGTGTCCTGTCGATCGGGACCCTTGCATCATCGGCAAGTGGCCTTGCACTGTCGATCCTTCAACCCGAATGGCCCTATGCCAATGATCTGATCGTTGGTGGAAGCAATGCCATGGCTGCTGCGGCCACCATTTTCCTGTGGTTCTATATTCTCGATCTGAACCGCCAGAACAATGTCGTGGCAAGGATCATCAAAATTTATTGCGTGCTTTCAATTGCCTGCGCACTGACCGCAACCAATAATTTTTACGCGCTTTACGGTACCTATATTGTGCCCCTGCATGCCGTACTCCTGACGACATTTTGCATTGTCCTCGCCTACCGGATCATACGCACCCCGACCGAATGGCTGTTGTGGCTTTATTTCGTTGTGCTTGCACTTCCGACAGGGGCTGCCGTCTTGCTGCAACTGACACATGCAGGCCTGATCGAAGCCACGCCACTGCGGCTCGGACTACATCAGTTCACATTGCTTTTCCATATGTGCGCCATGAGCGTGATCATGGGCTTTCGCCTGTCCAGAATCGAAAAAGAACGCATGGACATGGTCAAAATCGCCGCGGCAACAACATCGCTTGTCGGTGAACAGCGCAAACTGATTTCCATGCTTTCCCATGAATTCCGCACACCGCTTGCCGTCATTCAAAGGTCGTCCGAAATGCTTTCGCTGCGCCTGCGCGAAGCACGAAGCGATGTGACGGACCGCCTGCAACGCATTCAGGATCAGGCACGGAAACTATCCCGTCTGGTGGATATTTTCCTCAACAAGGATGGCATCGACGACGGCGACTTTGCGCTGGCCCGTGAACTGGTGCCGGTCAACCACTTACTGGCCGACTTCGTATCGAACACGTCACGCGCCGATGCCGAAATCACGCTTGAATGCATCGGGACCGAAGGGCTGGAAACCTATGTCGATGTCACGCTTGTCGGCCTTGCCATCACCAACCTGATCGAAACGGCACGCCGATATGCCCATGGCGCCCCCATTCATGTGGCAGCACGCCCCAACAGTGACTGGCTTGTGGAAATCGTTATCCCCTATCACGGGCAGGATTTGAACAGTGATGAAATCCGCCGCATCAGCGATGCCCTGTTCCGTCGCGAGGTTGAGGCAGCATCCCTGCAAAGCGCCCTCGGCCTGCATATCTCGCAGCGCATTGTCGATGCACATGGTGGATCGATAAAAATGCGCGACAAGGGTACAGACGGTGTCGAACTTTGTCTGTTGCTGCCCTGCGACGAGATCACCGGATCATTCGGCAATTAG
- a CDS encoding sensor histidine kinase, with protein sequence MIRPALAHPGNHELVIGSYSEDQDNIDLTPLIERLKADRQARIASEVASLPADDFTSVVGSVGAGYTLDTVWYRMQIHVTQAGAEPLQFKRYLEISPPYLNRVALTILDRQTRLPVWNNIVGDHITPNASEARGRQHLSTWPNLPAGSYWLVIGVSSNSAQLLNAHIKSDTVLIAENVQDTFLYGLYLGILFIGFMVYFTLGLLIRDRAIIWYGLYILALFTATAGISGYAHLLLAGTWPQASDAITGSGTAFSIATSVMMWAYIIGLDRLKRNVFRAMAIYATFAGLCALTSVSDTYIYFARGMFLPHIGVLLILLGYLFYFGWTRSNAQMLRVYFVALGLPAVAAIVHLLMLMGIVPANVFTSNCYQVASLAHLLLLGIAMAGRTHELANQRVSAYRSNTRANQLADEQREFITMLSHEFRTPLAIIQRAAEMVALHVQNAPEAVTSRIATIRSNASQLSELVNVFLTKETLDSTNFSISPKPTIMAPFLKDLVKRRQRENPDHDVDLGETDFTVIRIDRTLIERALSNLIENARKYAPNASVRIGFTHRSDGNVYIRVTDNGPGISQDDLALASEAFYRGNTSGSTHGVGLGLHITNRIINAHRGRMTISVGETGGTTILIRLPYDRELTNNNIEAARTDNLDPPAMPVSREGNPS encoded by the coding sequence ATGATCCGCCCTGCCCTTGCCCATCCTGGCAATCATGAACTTGTCATCGGATCCTATTCCGAAGACCAGGACAATATCGACCTTACCCCGTTGATTGAACGGCTGAAAGCAGACCGGCAGGCCCGCATTGCATCCGAGGTCGCAAGCCTTCCCGCAGACGATTTCACCTCGGTTGTTGGCTCTGTAGGTGCGGGTTACACGCTTGATACCGTCTGGTACCGCATGCAGATCCATGTCACACAAGCCGGTGCGGAACCCCTTCAATTCAAACGCTATCTGGAAATTTCGCCGCCCTATCTGAACCGGGTCGCGCTGACCATTCTTGATCGCCAGACCCGATTGCCGGTCTGGAACAACATCGTCGGTGACCATATCACCCCGAATGCATCAGAAGCCCGCGGGCGACAGCATCTCAGCACTTGGCCAAACCTGCCTGCCGGCAGTTACTGGCTGGTGATTGGCGTTTCCAGCAACAGCGCCCAGCTTTTGAATGCACATATCAAATCCGATACGGTTCTGATTGCCGAAAACGTGCAGGATACGTTCCTGTATGGTCTTTATCTCGGCATCCTTTTTATCGGCTTTATGGTCTATTTCACACTCGGTTTGCTGATCCGCGACCGGGCGATTATCTGGTACGGCCTTTACATTCTCGCCCTGTTCACCGCGACGGCGGGTATTTCGGGATATGCCCATCTTCTTCTGGCTGGAACGTGGCCGCAGGCAAGTGACGCGATCACCGGATCGGGTACGGCATTTTCGATTGCAACCAGTGTTATGATGTGGGCCTACATCATTGGACTGGACCGGTTAAAGCGCAATGTTTTCCGGGCAATGGCGATTTATGCCACGTTTGCCGGTCTATGTGCCCTTACATCGGTCAGTGACACCTATATCTATTTTGCCCGCGGCATGTTCCTGCCACATATCGGTGTCCTGCTGATCCTGCTTGGATATCTGTTCTATTTCGGCTGGACCAGATCAAATGCCCAAATGCTGCGCGTGTATTTTGTGGCTCTTGGCTTGCCTGCGGTCGCGGCAATCGTGCATCTTTTGATGCTGATGGGCATCGTCCCGGCCAATGTCTTTACCAGCAACTGTTATCAGGTGGCATCCCTTGCACATTTGCTGTTGCTGGGGATCGCGATGGCCGGACGAACGCATGAGCTCGCCAATCAGCGCGTTTCGGCCTACCGCAGCAATACGCGCGCCAACCAGCTCGCGGACGAGCAGCGTGAATTCATTACCATGCTGTCCCACGAATTCCGGACGCCGCTTGCGATTATCCAGCGCGCGGCGGAAATGGTCGCACTGCATGTTCAGAACGCCCCCGAAGCTGTCACAAGCCGTATCGCGACCATCCGCAGCAATGCCTCGCAACTATCGGAACTGGTTAATGTGTTCCTGACCAAGGAAACCCTGGACAGTACCAATTTCAGTATTTCGCCCAAACCAACCATTATGGCCCCGTTCCTGAAGGATCTGGTCAAACGGCGTCAACGCGAAAACCCGGATCATGATGTCGATCTGGGCGAAACCGATTTCACCGTTATCCGGATCGACCGCACCCTGATCGAACGGGCACTGAGCAATCTGATTGAAAACGCCCGGAAATATGCCCCGAATGCCAGTGTTCGTATCGGTTTCACCCATCGAAGCGATGGCAATGTCTATATCCGCGTGACCGACAACGGGCCGGGAATATCCCAGGATGATCTGGCACTGGCTTCAGAAGCGTTCTATCGCGGCAATACATCGGGCAGCACCCATGGTGTCGGCTTGGGTCTGCACATCACCAACCGGATCATCAATGCCCATCGTGGCCGGATGACAATCAGCGTCGGTGAAACCGGCGGCACGACCATTCTGATCCGTTTGCCTTATGACCGGGAACTGACCAACAACAATATCGAAGCCGCACGAACCGATAATCTTGATCCGCCAGCCATGCCTGTTTCCCGCGAAGGAAATCCGTCATGA
- the glmM gene encoding phosphoglucosamine mutase, protein MSRKYFGTDGIRGTANTAPMTAEVALKVGMAAGHYFTRGDHRHRVVIGKDTRLSGYMLEPALVAGFTSMGMDVMLVGPMPTPAVAMLTKSMRADIGVMISASHNPYQDNGIKLFGPDGFKLSDEVELEIEAMMDSDMSALLVPANKLGRAQRIDDAPGRYIEAVKSSLPSSVTLEGLKIVLDCANGAAYSVAPKVLRELGADVIEIGTKPNGLNINAECGSTHTQTMCDRVLAEKADVGIALDGDADRVQMCDEKGQLIDGDQLMGLVTTHWKRTGQLRGNALVATVMSNLGLERYLESNGLRLIRTKVGDRYVVEQMRALDCNVGGEQSGHIVLSDFASTGDGLLASLQVLAVLADREGPVSEMSRVFDPLPQILKNVRYAAGSDPLSHSSVVDAISSAERAFNGDGRVLIRKSGTEPLIRVMAEGDDAMKVERIVDGIVAEIMAVAG, encoded by the coding sequence ATGAGCCGTAAATATTTCGGGACCGACGGTATCCGCGGAACCGCCAACACCGCCCCCATGACAGCCGAAGTTGCGCTTAAGGTCGGGATGGCCGCAGGCCATTATTTCACGCGGGGCGATCATCGTCATCGTGTGGTGATTGGCAAGGATACCCGTCTCTCGGGCTACATGCTTGAGCCAGCCCTTGTTGCCGGTTTCACATCCATGGGGATGGATGTGATGCTGGTCGGGCCGATGCCGACCCCGGCCGTTGCCATGCTGACCAAATCGATGCGTGCCGATATCGGTGTGATGATTTCGGCCTCGCATAACCCCTATCAGGATAACGGGATCAAGCTTTTTGGCCCGGATGGTTTCAAACTGTCTGACGAGGTCGAGCTTGAGATCGAAGCCATGATGGATAGCGATATGTCCGCGTTGCTTGTACCTGCGAACAAACTTGGCCGCGCGCAACGCATTGATGATGCGCCGGGACGCTATATCGAGGCGGTCAAATCATCGCTGCCGTCTTCCGTGACGCTTGAAGGGCTCAAGATCGTTCTGGATTGCGCCAATGGTGCGGCCTATTCCGTCGCCCCCAAGGTGTTGCGGGAATTGGGCGCGGACGTCATTGAAATCGGCACCAAGCCGAATGGCCTTAACATCAATGCCGAATGTGGATCGACTCACACCCAGACCATGTGTGACCGGGTGTTGGCCGAAAAGGCCGATGTCGGGATTGCCTTGGATGGCGATGCCGACCGGGTTCAGATGTGCGACGAAAAAGGCCAGTTGATTGATGGCGATCAGTTGATGGGCCTTGTCACCACGCACTGGAAACGCACCGGGCAGTTGCGCGGCAATGCGCTGGTTGCGACTGTGATGTCAAACCTTGGCCTTGAACGTTACCTTGAAAGCAATGGTCTGCGCCTGATCCGTACCAAGGTCGGGGATCGTTACGTTGTGGAACAGATGCGCGCCCTTGATTGCAATGTCGGCGGGGAGCAGTCCGGCCATATCGTTCTGTCGGATTTTGCGTCCACCGGTGATGGCCTGCTGGCATCCCTTCAGGTTCTGGCGGTTCTGGCTGATCGTGAAGGTCCGGTTTCGGAAATGAGCCGCGTGTTTGATCCGCTGCCGCAGATCCTTAAAAATGTGCGGTATGCAGCGGGTTCCGATCCGCTGTCACACAGCAGTGTGGTTGATGCGATTTCCAGTGCCGAACGGGCCTTTAACGGCGATGGTCGCGTTCTGATCCGCAAATCGGGAACCGAACCACTGATCCGTGTGATGGCCGAAGGCGATGACGCGATGAAGGTCGAACGGATCGTTGATGGCATTGTTGCCGAAATCATGGCTGTTGCGGGTTAA
- the thiD gene encoding bifunctional hydroxymethylpyrimidine kinase/phosphomethylpyrimidine kinase — protein sequence MKGRVLIIAGSDCSGGAGIQADIKSVTVLGGYAATAITALTVQNTTGVFDVLGIDPKLIVHQAEVTIDDIGADAIKTGMLHSVPVIEAVAKFIRAKAADIPVVVDPVMISQSGSRLLNEDAVDALIKNMVPLATVLTPNIPEAEVLSGMNITDEGDMIEAARKIGELGAKAVLVKGGHAEGDRIVDILWRHDGDIEGFEADRIPSENNHGTGCSLASAIATGLSQGMGLSDSVARARAFVREAIRTAPDFGKGNGPLNHAHPVTGE from the coding sequence ATGAAAGGTCGCGTGTTGATCATTGCCGGTTCTGACTGTTCCGGCGGGGCCGGAATTCAGGCCGACATCAAATCCGTGACCGTTCTGGGCGGATATGCCGCAACCGCGATCACGGCGCTGACGGTGCAAAATACCACCGGTGTTTTCGATGTTCTGGGGATTGATCCGAAACTGATCGTTCATCAGGCTGAAGTCACAATTGATGATATCGGGGCGGATGCAATCAAGACCGGTATGCTCCATAGCGTCCCGGTTATCGAAGCGGTTGCAAAATTCATCCGGGCCAAAGCCGCCGATATTCCAGTGGTTGTCGATCCGGTGATGATATCGCAAAGCGGATCGCGTCTTTTGAACGAAGATGCGGTTGATGCCCTGATCAAAAACATGGTGCCGCTGGCGACCGTCCTGACCCCGAATATTCCCGAGGCCGAAGTGCTTTCGGGGATGAATATCACGGATGAGGGCGACATGATCGAAGCCGCCCGCAAGATAGGTGAACTGGGGGCGAAGGCGGTTCTGGTCAAGGGCGGTCATGCCGAGGGTGACCGCATTGTTGATATTCTTTGGCGCCATGATGGCGATATCGAAGGATTTGAGGCGGATCGCATTCCGTCGGAAAACAATCATGGGACGGGATGCTCGCTTGCCAGTGCAATTGCGACGGGACTTTCGCAGGGCATGGGGTTGAGTGATTCTGTTGCACGTGCGCGGGCGTTCGTGCGCGAAGCGATCCGCACCGCCCCTGATTTTGGCAAGGGCAATGGTCCGCTTAACCATGCCCACCCCGTTACCGGCGAGTAA
- a CDS encoding DinB family protein: MPGTSFFHQARNNAWSNHRLLTVCSRLSDAELNAERTSFFPTILWTLNHILIVDWFYIDALGAGGRGRDCFADENPFSDIAALSDAQRQNDQTLLKFCENLSDADAARLVALDRGNGKTAHETAGAVLSHLFVHQTHHRGQVHAMLSGTSQKPPQLDEYHLDCDAEFRGTDFHDLGWDGV, from the coding sequence ATGCCGGGAACCTCCTTTTTCCATCAGGCGCGCAACAATGCGTGGTCCAATCATCGCTTGCTGACGGTCTGTTCGCGGTTGAGTGACGCGGAGCTGAATGCGGAGCGTACATCGTTCTTTCCGACGATCCTTTGGACGCTTAATCACATCCTGATTGTCGACTGGTTTTACATTGATGCCCTTGGGGCCGGTGGGCGCGGGCGTGATTGCTTTGCCGATGAAAACCCGTTTTCCGATATTGCGGCACTTTCCGATGCCCAGCGTCAGAATGACCAGACATTGCTGAAATTTTGCGAAAACCTGTCCGATGCCGATGCGGCCCGGCTGGTGGCGTTAGATCGTGGTAACGGGAAGACAGCGCATGAAACGGCGGGGGCGGTTTTATCGCATCTTTTCGTGCATCAGACTCATCATCGCGGGCAGGTGCATGCCATGCTGAGCGGTACATCGCAAAAGCCGCCGCAGCTTGACGAATATCATCTTGATTGTGATGCCGAATTTCGCGGCACCGATTTTCACGACCTTGGCTGGGACGGCGTATGA
- a CDS encoding AEC family transporter: MFADIFAILAPVFITTGLGYIWARSGRHFDTGLVTSIVTYFATPCLTFAALATVDLGADALVSMGTAALAANIIFVLIGWPILKVFKLAPRTYLQSLAWPNVGNVGLPLCMLAYGQDGLALSVAFFAVYVVLQLTIGVAFVSGSFSLKSIIKMPIIPATLIATGFLATNTEVPAWLYNTTNLIGQLTIPLMLFTLGVSLARLRPVSLARSTALSMLRLAMGFAVGVGLSEVMGLTGIERGVVILQCSMPVAVFCYLFAQLYNREPEEVAGVVISSSFLAAIALPGLLWYVL; this comes from the coding sequence ATGTTTGCCGATATCTTTGCCATTCTTGCACCGGTTTTCATAACCACGGGTCTTGGTTATATCTGGGCACGATCCGGCAGACATTTCGATACGGGCCTGGTGACATCCATCGTCACCTATTTTGCGACCCCCTGCCTGACCTTTGCAGCCCTTGCCACAGTCGACCTTGGTGCGGATGCGCTGGTATCAATGGGGACTGCCGCCCTTGCCGCGAACATCATTTTCGTCCTGATCGGCTGGCCGATCCTGAAAGTTTTCAAACTGGCCCCGCGGACCTATCTGCAATCGCTGGCCTGGCCGAATGTCGGCAATGTCGGTCTGCCGCTTTGCATGCTGGCTTACGGGCAGGATGGTCTGGCATTGTCGGTTGCGTTTTTTGCTGTTTACGTGGTTTTGCAACTGACCATCGGGGTGGCGTTCGTTTCGGGCAGTTTCTCGCTTAAATCGATCATCAAGATGCCGATTATCCCGGCAACCCTGATTGCGACGGGCTTCCTTGCGACCAATACCGAAGTCCCCGCATGGCTTTACAACACGACCAACCTGATCGGGCAGCTCACCATTCCGTTAATGCTGTTTACATTGGGTGTGTCACTGGCCCGCCTTCGCCCGGTCAGCCTTGCACGCAGCACCGCACTTAGCATGCTGCGCCTTGCCATGGGCTTTGCGGTTGGCGTCGGACTTTCCGAAGTCATGGGACTTACCGGGATCGAACGCGGGGTCGTGATCCTGCAATGTTCGATGCCGGTTGCGGTGTTCTGCTATCTGTTTGCGCAGCTTTACAACCGCGAACCCGAAGAAGTTGCCGGTGTTGTCATCAGTTCCAGCTTCCTTGCCGCCATTGCCCTGCCCGGCCTGCTGTGGTACGTGCTCTAG
- a CDS encoding HAD family hydrolase → MSHRKYDFVHRHFIDPAPRWRDQRNPVPAVFLDRDGVVNEEVHYLSKIDDLALIPGTASAIKQLNDAGIPVVIVTNQSAVARGYLSEEGLRDLHEAMIAMLARAGASVQGIYYSPYHPDGIEEYRRDSECRKPGPAMILAAAEDFAISLPDSVLIGDRINDIRAGRAAGTHAVIVRTGHGAKETTWPEAAEADFIADDLQAAVSELFARGVLAR, encoded by the coding sequence ATGAGCCACAGGAAATACGATTTCGTTCATCGCCATTTCATCGATCCGGCTCCGCGCTGGCGCGATCAGCGCAATCCTGTGCCTGCGGTTTTTCTCGATCGTGATGGGGTGGTGAATGAAGAGGTTCACTACCTGTCAAAGATTGATGATCTTGCCCTGATCCCCGGAACCGCCAGCGCGATCAAGCAGCTTAACGATGCCGGTATTCCGGTTGTGATCGTGACCAACCAGTCGGCGGTGGCGCGTGGCTATCTGTCCGAAGAGGGTCTTCGTGATCTGCACGAGGCGATGATTGCGATGCTGGCGCGCGCGGGGGCATCGGTGCAGGGGATTTATTATTCTCCCTATCATCCAGATGGGATTGAGGAGTATCGCCGAGACAGCGAATGTCGAAAACCGGGCCCGGCCATGATCCTTGCTGCGGCCGAGGATTTTGCGATTTCGCTGCCTGACAGTGTTCTGATCGGGGATCGCATCAATGATATTCGTGCCGGACGTGCGGCCGGAACCCACGCGGTGATCGTGCGGACCGGGCACGGGGCAAAGGAAACCACCTGGCCCGAGGCGGCAGAGGCCGACTTTATCGCCGATGATTTGCAGGCGGCTGTCTCGGAATTATTCGCGCGCGGTGTTCTGGCGCGTTAG